A single window of Vibrio sp. HB236076 DNA harbors:
- the folK gene encoding 2-amino-4-hydroxy-6-hydroxymethyldihydropteridine diphosphokinase, with the protein MSGPHTRVYIGVGSNIEPVRHVQIAWRELAKFGQGRRASSVYQCEAQGFDGPLFYNYVIALDTHLSLATLKQQLRDIEVRWGRPSQPQKNQSRCLDLDILLYGDTVCEQPVTLPRPDVFCYDFVIYPLQELQSDLIIPGDGRTIGEIAKTLPANPSLQVVSVALD; encoded by the coding sequence ATGAGTGGCCCTCACACCCGAGTTTATATCGGGGTAGGCAGTAACATTGAGCCGGTACGCCATGTGCAAATCGCATGGCGTGAGTTGGCGAAGTTTGGTCAGGGGCGACGCGCTTCTTCTGTGTATCAATGTGAGGCGCAAGGGTTTGATGGCCCGCTCTTTTACAATTATGTGATCGCCCTGGACACCCATTTATCACTTGCCACGCTCAAACAACAATTGCGCGACATCGAAGTGCGTTGGGGAAGGCCGTCACAGCCGCAAAAGAACCAAAGCCGCTGTTTGGATTTAGACATTTTGCTCTATGGCGATACCGTGTGCGAGCAACCGGTGACCTTGCCAAGGCCAGATGTCTTTTGCTATGACTTTGTCATTTATCCCTTGCAAGAGCTGCAAAGTGACTTAATTATCCCCGGTGATGGGCGCACCATCGGCGAGATAGCGAAGACCCTACCAGCCAACCCCAGTTTACAGGTGGTGTCGGTAGCGCTTGATTGA
- a CDS encoding Rho-binding antiterminator — protein MIRCGHYDYIELVCLFRYPIELTLKSGEVMTGVARDTVRNQAREECILLCGETGEALIILDRIHKLKVLVENPHLKEVVLE, from the coding sequence ATGATTCGTTGCGGTCATTATGATTATATTGAGTTGGTGTGTTTATTTCGTTACCCCATAGAGCTGACGCTGAAGTCGGGTGAGGTGATGACCGGGGTCGCGCGCGATACCGTCAGAAATCAAGCTCGAGAGGAGTGTATTTTACTGTGCGGTGAAACTGGGGAGGCGTTGATTATACTGGATCGCATTCACAAGCTGAAAGTCTTAGTCGAAAACCCTCATTTAAAAGAAGTGGTTTTGGAGTGA
- a CDS encoding VOC family protein — MTELIKQQIGNVALVVDDYDEAIEFYTQKLAFTLIEDTDLGDGKRWVLVSPPNSNGTNLLLAQASTPTQKNAVGNQTGGRVFLFLQTNDFWRDYKMMQQRGVVFHEQPREEAYGTVVVFEDLYGNKWDLLQLTNAENPRSKT; from the coding sequence ATGACAGAATTGATCAAACAACAGATCGGAAACGTTGCCCTTGTCGTAGATGACTATGATGAAGCCATTGAGTTTTACACCCAAAAATTGGCATTCACACTCATCGAAGATACTGATTTAGGAGATGGAAAACGCTGGGTACTCGTCTCACCGCCTAATTCAAACGGCACCAATTTGTTATTGGCACAAGCCTCTACCCCAACGCAGAAAAACGCTGTGGGCAATCAAACCGGTGGGCGCGTTTTTTTATTTTTGCAAACCAATGACTTTTGGCGAGATTATAAAATGATGCAACAACGTGGCGTGGTATTTCATGAACAGCCAAGAGAAGAAGCGTACGGCACTGTCGTCGTTTTTGAAGACTTATACGGCAATAAATGGGATTTGTTACAGCTTACCAACGCCGAAAACCCAAGGTCTAAAACGTGA
- a CDS encoding GatB/YqeY domain-containing protein, producing MALIEQLKEEQKLAMKAKDKLRLGTIRLALSAIKQREVDEKITLSDDDILAVLTKMVKQRRDSVAQYESAGRQDLADAESAEIKVLEDFMPQALSEDEITAFIAQAITDSGAAGMQDMGKVMAELKPKIQGRADMGKVSGLVKAQLG from the coding sequence ATGGCTCTGATTGAACAACTCAAAGAAGAGCAAAAATTAGCGATGAAAGCCAAGGATAAATTACGCCTTGGCACAATTCGTTTAGCCCTTTCGGCGATTAAGCAAAGAGAAGTTGACGAAAAGATCACTCTTTCCGACGACGACATCTTAGCGGTATTGACCAAAATGGTGAAACAACGTCGCGATTCTGTCGCTCAATATGAATCGGCGGGTCGTCAAGACTTAGCGGATGCAGAAAGTGCTGAAATCAAGGTTCTTGAAGATTTCATGCCACAAGCGCTCAGCGAAGATGAAATTACTGCCTTTATTGCGCAGGCAATTACAGATTCTGGTGCTGCAGGCATGCAAGACATGGGTAAGGTTATGGCCGAACTCAAACCTAAGATTCAGGGGCGTGCAGATATGGGAAAAGTCAGTGGTCTTGTCAAAGCTCAACTAGGCTAA
- the dnaG gene encoding DNA primase, with protein sequence MAGHIPRSFIDDLLARLDIVDIIDARVKLKKKGKNYSACCPFHNEKTPSFSVSQDKQFYHCFGCGVHGNAIDFMMEYERLDFPEAIEELASSIGLDVPREQRPGYQNNNNAPQANKEQKRSLYDLLTAIAQFYRQQLSKPHSKVAIDYLKQRGLSKEVVDKFNIGYVTDEWDNVRKQFGQSPQAQQALISGGMLIENDNGNRYDRFRGRVMFPIRDRRGRVIAFGGRVIGDGTPKYLNSPETPIFHKGKELYGLYEVMQAYREPPQILVVEGYMDVVALAQFGVDYAVASLGTSTTADHLQLLFRQSATVVCCYDGDRAGREAAWRALENALPYLNGNKTLKFMFLPDKEDPDSFIRTQGKAVFEQQVQQAMPLSDFFFRGLMEKVVDNSSREGRFRVVHLAEPLINSVKDESLKLFLWDELSLRTGLSSEAIQSSLNKVQNHATPTRPQPHKELKRTPMREVIALLLQNPHYADMVPNLDSVRHLSLPGLNLLLVVLDFCQSHPNINTGQLLEHWRDHPQGALIARLASWDLPLAEEIQQEVFLDSLDKILSQCVEKQIEELQAKARSVGLSTDEKRELLALTLDLKA encoded by the coding sequence ATGGCTGGACACATCCCTCGCAGTTTTATTGATGACTTACTGGCTCGACTCGATATTGTCGACATCATTGATGCACGCGTAAAACTGAAGAAAAAAGGGAAAAACTACTCCGCCTGCTGCCCGTTTCACAACGAAAAAACCCCGTCTTTTAGCGTCAGTCAAGACAAACAGTTTTACCATTGCTTTGGCTGTGGTGTTCACGGTAATGCCATCGATTTTATGATGGAGTACGAACGCCTCGACTTTCCCGAAGCGATTGAAGAGCTGGCATCCTCAATCGGTCTTGACGTACCAAGAGAACAACGCCCCGGATACCAAAACAACAACAACGCGCCACAGGCCAACAAAGAACAAAAGCGTTCTTTGTACGATCTGCTCACCGCCATTGCCCAATTTTACCGCCAACAATTGAGTAAACCGCACAGTAAGGTAGCGATTGATTACCTCAAACAGCGCGGCTTATCAAAAGAAGTGGTCGATAAATTTAACATCGGCTATGTCACCGATGAGTGGGACAATGTGCGTAAGCAGTTTGGCCAAAGCCCCCAGGCTCAGCAAGCGCTGATCAGCGGTGGCATGCTGATCGAAAACGACAACGGCAATCGCTACGATCGTTTTCGCGGGCGGGTGATGTTTCCGATCCGCGACCGTCGCGGCCGAGTGATCGCTTTTGGCGGACGAGTGATTGGCGATGGGACTCCGAAATACCTAAACTCGCCAGAAACGCCGATCTTTCACAAGGGCAAAGAGCTGTACGGCTTGTATGAAGTGATGCAGGCTTATCGCGAGCCACCACAGATTTTGGTGGTCGAAGGCTATATGGATGTGGTGGCGTTGGCGCAATTTGGCGTCGATTATGCCGTCGCCTCGCTTGGCACCTCCACCACCGCCGATCACTTGCAGTTGTTGTTTCGACAAAGCGCGACCGTCGTGTGTTGCTATGACGGTGACCGAGCAGGTCGCGAGGCAGCGTGGCGTGCGCTGGAAAACGCCCTGCCCTACCTCAATGGCAACAAAACGCTGAAGTTTATGTTTTTGCCCGATAAAGAAGATCCCGACTCCTTTATTCGCACCCAGGGCAAAGCCGTATTTGAACAACAAGTTCAGCAAGCCATGCCACTGTCTGACTTTTTCTTTCGCGGTCTGATGGAAAAAGTGGTCGACAACAGCAGCCGTGAGGGGCGCTTTCGAGTGGTCCACTTGGCAGAGCCACTGATCAACTCAGTGAAAGATGAGTCACTCAAATTGTTTTTGTGGGATGAACTTTCTCTGCGCACCGGTTTGAGTTCTGAGGCGATACAGTCTAGCCTTAATAAAGTTCAGAACCATGCGACGCCAACGCGTCCTCAACCTCATAAAGAGCTCAAACGCACTCCAATGCGCGAGGTCATTGCCCTGCTTTTGCAAAATCCTCATTACGCAGACATGGTGCCAAACCTTGACAGTGTGCGACATTTATCGCTGCCAGGATTGAATTTATTGTTAGTCGTGCTTGATTTTTGCCAATCGCATCCCAATATCAATACAGGCCAATTGTTGGAACATTGGCGAGATCACCCTCAAGGGGCGCTAATTGCTCGCTTAGCGAGTTGGGATCTCCCGTTAGCCGAGGAGATACAACAAGAAGTATTTTTGGACTCATTGGATAAAATATTATCTCAATGTGTCGAAAAACAAATTGAAGAACTGCAGGCCAAAGCCAGAAGCGTCGGTTTATCAACCGATGAGAAAAGGGAGCTGCTAGCGTTAACGTTAGATTTAAAAGCGTAA
- the msrA gene encoding peptide-methionine (S)-S-oxide reductase MsrA: MSYAAPQTLIVAGGCFWCVESDFEALEGVTEAISGYTGGDTPNPTYQQVAGKRTGHFEAVEIHYDDDKITLETLVDYYWKTIDPTDANGQFCDKGSPYKTALFYQNDKQQTAFEASLQDLQQSKPFKDDIVTQILPAKTFYPAEDFHQNYYQTHSLKYKFYRASCGRDSKIKSLWGEVVSKNT; encoded by the coding sequence ATGAGTTACGCGGCACCACAAACCCTGATCGTTGCCGGTGGGTGTTTTTGGTGTGTTGAATCTGACTTTGAAGCATTAGAGGGCGTTACAGAAGCCATCTCTGGTTACACTGGCGGTGATACTCCAAACCCGACCTATCAACAGGTGGCCGGCAAGCGTACTGGTCACTTTGAGGCGGTTGAAATTCATTATGATGACGACAAGATCACGCTTGAGACCTTAGTGGATTACTACTGGAAAACCATCGACCCTACTGACGCTAATGGTCAGTTCTGCGATAAAGGGTCACCTTACAAAACCGCTCTGTTTTATCAAAACGATAAACAACAAACGGCTTTTGAGGCATCGTTACAAGACCTGCAACAATCCAAACCTTTTAAAGATGACATCGTGACACAAATTCTGCCTGCCAAGACCTTCTATCCCGCAGAAGATTTCCACCAAAATTACTACCAAACGCATTCACTAAAATACAAATTCTACCGCGCAAGCTGTGGTCGTGATAGTAAAATCAAAAGCTTATGGGGAGAAGTGGTTAGTAAAAACACCTAA
- the rpsU gene encoding 30S ribosomal protein S21, which translates to MPVVKVRENEPFDVALRRFKRSCEKAGILSEVRRREHYEKPTTVRKRAKAAAQKRHAKKLARENARRVRLY; encoded by the coding sequence ATGCCAGTAGTTAAAGTACGTGAAAACGAACCGTTCGACGTTGCTCTACGTCGTTTCAAGCGCTCTTGCGAAAAAGCAGGTATCCTTTCTGAAGTGCGTCGTCGTGAGCACTACGAGAAACCAACTACCGTTCGCAAACGCGCTAAAGCAGCAGCTCAAAAGCGTCACGCTAAAAAGCTTGCTCGCGAAAACGCACGTCGCGTTCGCCTGTACTAA
- the rpoD gene encoding RNA polymerase sigma factor RpoD yields MDQNPQSQLKLLVIKGKEQGYLTYAEVNDHLPAEIVDSEQVEDIIQMINDMGIKVVETAPDADDLALNDDNNITDEDAAEAAAAALSSVESEIGRTTDPVRMYMREMGTVELLTREGEIDIAKRIEDGINQVQSSVAEYPGTIPYILEQFDKVQAEELRLTDLVSGFVDPDADDAAAPTATHIGSELSETDIEDDELKSRKKDDDSDDDDEDEDSDNDDNEDEEETGIDPELALEKFTQLRNTFQNYQLSVNEHGSDAPKSTIARELLLDVFREFRLTPKQFDYLVNELRTSMDRVRTQERLIMRATVEYGKMPKKSFIALFTGNESTEAWLDEVLASDKPYADKIRRYEDDIRRSIAKLKSIEEETSLTVQSIKDISRRMSIGEAKARRAKKEMVEANLRLVISIAKKYTNRGLQFLDLIQEGNIGLMKAVDKFEYRRGYKFSTYATWWIRQAITRSIADQARTIRIPVHMIETINKLNRISRQMLQEMGREPLPEELAERMQMPEDKIRKVLKIAKEPISMETPIGDDEDSHLGDFIEDTTLELPLDSATATSLKLATKDVLSGLTPREAKVLRMRFGIDMNTDHTLEEVGKQFDVTRERIRQIEAKALRKLRHPSRSETLRSFLDE; encoded by the coding sequence ATGGATCAAAATCCGCAGTCACAGCTAAAACTCCTAGTCATCAAGGGCAAAGAGCAAGGCTATCTGACCTACGCCGAAGTCAATGACCACCTACCCGCTGAAATCGTCGATTCAGAACAGGTAGAAGACATCATTCAGATGATCAATGACATGGGCATTAAGGTCGTAGAAACCGCCCCAGATGCCGATGATCTTGCCTTAAACGATGATAATAACATCACAGATGAAGATGCCGCCGAAGCTGCTGCTGCAGCACTTTCTAGTGTAGAAAGTGAAATTGGCCGCACGACCGATCCCGTTCGCATGTACATGCGTGAAATGGGTACCGTTGAACTGTTAACCCGCGAAGGCGAAATCGACATCGCTAAACGCATCGAAGACGGTATCAACCAAGTTCAGTCGTCGGTTGCTGAATACCCAGGTACGATTCCATACATCCTAGAGCAATTTGATAAGGTCCAAGCCGAAGAATTGCGTCTTACGGATCTGGTTTCTGGCTTTGTTGACCCTGATGCTGACGATGCTGCTGCGCCAACCGCAACACACATCGGCTCTGAGTTGTCTGAAACCGACATCGAAGACGACGAGCTAAAATCTCGTAAAAAAGACGATGATAGCGACGACGACGATGAAGATGAAGACAGCGACAACGACGATAACGAAGATGAAGAAGAAACCGGTATTGATCCCGAGCTTGCGCTTGAGAAATTTACCCAGCTTCGCAACACCTTCCAAAACTACCAGTTGTCGGTGAATGAGCACGGCTCTGACGCACCTAAATCGACGATCGCCCGCGAATTGTTATTGGACGTTTTCCGCGAGTTCCGCCTAACGCCAAAACAATTTGATTACTTGGTTAACGAATTGCGCACCTCGATGGATCGCGTTCGTACCCAAGAGCGTTTGATCATGCGTGCTACGGTTGAATACGGCAAAATGCCGAAGAAATCGTTCATCGCCTTGTTTACCGGTAATGAGTCGACGGAAGCTTGGCTTGATGAAGTCTTAGCGTCAGACAAACCTTACGCCGACAAGATCCGCCGTTATGAAGACGACATTCGCCGCTCGATTGCCAAGTTAAAATCGATTGAAGAAGAAACGTCTCTAACGGTACAAAGCATTAAAGACATCAGCCGTCGTATGTCTATCGGTGAAGCCAAAGCCCGCCGTGCGAAAAAAGAGATGGTTGAAGCGAACTTGCGTTTGGTGATTTCGATTGCCAAAAAGTACACCAACCGCGGTCTACAGTTCTTGGATTTGATTCAAGAAGGTAACATTGGTTTGATGAAGGCGGTGGATAAGTTTGAATACCGTCGCGGTTACAAGTTCTCGACTTATGCAACATGGTGGATCCGTCAGGCGATTACTCGTTCGATTGCTGACCAAGCGCGTACGATTCGTATCCCGGTGCACATGATTGAGACGATCAACAAGCTAAACCGTATCTCTCGTCAAATGCTACAAGAAATGGGTCGTGAGCCATTGCCAGAAGAATTGGCAGAGCGCATGCAAATGCCTGAAGACAAGATCCGTAAGGTATTGAAAATCGCGAAAGAGCCTATCTCTATGGAAACCCCAATTGGTGATGATGAAGATTCTCATCTTGGTGATTTCATTGAAGATACCACGCTTGAGCTGCCGTTAGATTCTGCGACGGCAACCAGCCTCAAGTTGGCAACCAAAGACGTTCTTTCTGGCCTAACGCCACGTGAAGCGAAAGTTCTGCGCATGCGTTTTGGTATCGATATGAATACCGATCACACGCTAGAAGAAGTGGGTAAACAGTTTGATGTAACCCGTGAGCGTATTCGTCAGATTGAAGCGAAAGCCTTGCGTAAACTTCGTCACCCTAGCCGTTCAGAAACTCTGCGCAGCTTCTTAGACGAATAA
- the tsaD gene encoding tRNA (adenosine(37)-N6)-threonylcarbamoyltransferase complex transferase subunit TsaD, with protein sequence MRIIGIETSCDETGIAIYDDEKGLLAHQLYSQVKLHADYGGVVPELASRDHVKKTIPLIKAALTEANLTKDDIDGIAYTAGPGLVGALLVGATIGRSLAFAWGVPAVPVHHMEGHLLAPMLEDTAPEFPFVAVLVSGGHSMIVEVRGIGEYTILGESIDDAAGEAFDKTAKLMGLDYPGGPLLSKLAEQGTPGRFKFPRPMTDRPGLDMSFSGLKTFTANTIAANGDDEQTHADIALAFEEAVCATLAIKCRRALEQTGLKRIVMAGGVSANRRLRAELAQLADKIGGEVFYPRTEFCTDNGAMIAYAGMQRLKNGDVADLSVQARPRWPIDELPPLNAASQS encoded by the coding sequence ATGCGCATAATTGGGATTGAAACATCTTGCGATGAAACGGGCATTGCCATCTACGATGATGAAAAAGGGTTATTAGCGCATCAGTTATACAGCCAAGTTAAGTTGCACGCCGATTATGGCGGGGTGGTCCCTGAGCTGGCTTCGCGCGATCACGTCAAAAAAACCATTCCTTTGATCAAGGCCGCGCTCACAGAAGCCAACTTGACCAAAGATGACATCGACGGCATTGCCTATACGGCTGGGCCTGGGTTAGTCGGCGCCTTATTGGTGGGGGCCACGATTGGCCGCAGTTTGGCGTTTGCCTGGGGGGTACCGGCGGTGCCTGTCCATCACATGGAAGGGCATTTGTTGGCGCCAATGCTCGAAGATACAGCGCCAGAGTTTCCCTTTGTGGCGGTGTTGGTATCGGGGGGACACTCGATGATCGTCGAAGTTCGCGGCATTGGTGAATACACCATTTTAGGCGAATCGATAGACGATGCTGCTGGCGAAGCCTTTGATAAAACAGCGAAATTAATGGGCTTGGATTACCCAGGCGGCCCGTTGTTATCAAAGCTTGCCGAACAGGGCACACCAGGGCGTTTTAAGTTTCCGCGTCCAATGACCGACAGACCTGGGCTTGATATGAGCTTTTCTGGGCTCAAGACGTTTACCGCCAATACCATCGCGGCCAATGGCGATGATGAGCAAACGCACGCCGACATTGCGTTGGCCTTTGAAGAGGCAGTGTGTGCAACTCTGGCGATTAAATGCCGCCGCGCTCTAGAGCAAACGGGCTTAAAGCGGATTGTGATGGCGGGCGGTGTCAGTGCCAATCGACGTTTGCGCGCCGAGCTTGCCCAGTTGGCCGACAAAATCGGTGGCGAGGTTTTTTACCCGCGTACCGAGTTTTGTACTGATAACGGGGCCATGATCGCCTATGCCGGCATGCAGCGGTTGAAAAATGGCGATGTGGCGGATTTATCGGTGCAGGCGCGTCCGCGTTGGCCGATTGATGAGCTGCCCCCATTAAACGCCGCGTCTCAATCATAA
- a CDS encoding helix-turn-helix domain-containing protein encodes MKKGKMVKAQPMPDLNTEFSMETLGSAIRSKRTDRGWRIDDLASKANLSRRTVIKVEKGDTSVTFANVLVLMDILGLSLRLIDLNLFVRPHSQITSQAENSVRSNEDGWYE; translated from the coding sequence ATGAAAAAAGGTAAGATGGTAAAGGCACAACCTATGCCTGATTTGAATACCGAGTTCAGTATGGAAACGCTGGGGAGCGCCATTCGCTCAAAGCGCACCGATAGAGGCTGGCGTATTGATGATCTCGCTTCAAAAGCCAACTTATCTCGTAGAACCGTCATAAAGGTAGAAAAAGGCGATACCAGTGTCACCTTTGCCAATGTACTCGTCCTCATGGACATCTTAGGGCTATCTTTACGCCTTATCGATTTAAACCTATTTGTTCGTCCACATAGCCAAATAACCTCCCAAGCTGAAAACAGCGTGAGAAGCAATGAGGACGGTTGGTATGAGTAA
- the folB gene encoding bifunctional dihydroneopterin aldolase/7,8-dihydroneopterin epimerase, with protein sequence MSLDKVFIEGLTVITTIGVYDWEQTIQQKLVLDIEMAHDNRPAGHSDNVEQALDYATVSQAVIDHIEGGRFLLVERVAEEVAELIMSRFSVPWVKIRLAKPGAVAKATSVGVVIERGQQ encoded by the coding sequence ATGTCATTGGACAAAGTATTTATCGAAGGTTTGACCGTTATTACCACGATCGGCGTGTACGATTGGGAACAAACCATACAACAAAAACTGGTGTTAGATATTGAGATGGCGCATGACAACCGTCCTGCCGGCCACAGCGATAACGTTGAACAAGCACTGGATTACGCCACCGTGAGTCAAGCGGTGATTGATCACATTGAAGGCGGTCGCTTTTTATTGGTTGAACGCGTGGCCGAAGAAGTCGCCGAGCTTATCATGAGTCGGTTCTCTGTGCCTTGGGTCAAAATCCGCCTTGCCAAACCAGGCGCGGTTGCCAAGGCGACGTCGGTAGGGGTTGTGATAGAACGCGGTCAGCAATGA
- a CDS encoding DUF6731 family protein, translating into MATKTFFFDFYACETQTSLANALPLDTTGAFRQLFDLFQQGRENTVKTVKNQLVELRDIRETDYGYRGVIGRHRKNNLPHAAIAGGEERELPLEENENLLEKTHFVYYQDYSLLIIQRNRLCVNWQTLGAYLSPANYTTVLNPIIEPANLAWLADGHVQVKSAKITIARPRNPELLRDIEHDFNNSIIAALNGTRSASMNLVFRGDARSDDPVERYLDSSFKRALRELQETLEVKKLDLVTEHEQTGIEHPIDLVTDRLMHYDSVDMNARYPNGFDMWDKLEEARHAKEPELISFFGELNDRLA; encoded by the coding sequence ATGGCGACAAAAACTTTTTTCTTCGATTTCTATGCATGTGAGACTCAAACATCATTAGCTAATGCTTTGCCTCTTGATACAACAGGAGCGTTTAGGCAACTGTTTGACCTGTTTCAGCAAGGGCGAGAGAACACAGTAAAAACAGTAAAGAATCAATTGGTAGAGCTAAGAGATATCCGAGAAACAGATTACGGATATCGAGGTGTTATCGGGCGACATAGAAAGAATAATCTTCCTCATGCGGCTATTGCAGGAGGAGAAGAGAGAGAGTTGCCGTTAGAGGAGAATGAGAATCTTTTGGAAAAGACTCATTTTGTCTACTATCAAGATTACTCACTTCTTATCATTCAACGGAATAGGTTGTGTGTAAACTGGCAGACATTGGGAGCTTACCTGTCTCCAGCAAATTACACCACAGTTCTAAACCCGATTATTGAGCCTGCTAACTTGGCATGGCTTGCTGATGGTCATGTTCAGGTAAAGTCAGCAAAAATCACAATCGCTCGTCCTAGAAATCCTGAACTACTCCGCGATATAGAACACGATTTTAATAACTCCATTATTGCAGCTCTTAATGGTACGCGTTCGGCAAGTATGAATTTAGTGTTCAGAGGTGATGCTCGTTCTGATGACCCAGTAGAACGTTATTTGGATAGCAGTTTTAAGAGGGCTTTGAGAGAGCTTCAAGAAACTCTAGAAGTAAAAAAACTAGACTTGGTAACTGAGCATGAACAGACTGGAATTGAGCACCCTATTGATTTGGTTACAGATAGATTGATGCACTATGATTCTGTAGATATGAATGCTCGTTATCCTAATGGATTTGATATGTGGGATAAGTTAGAAGAAGCTAGGCACGCTAAAGAACCTGAGTTAATCAGCTTTTTTGGCGAGTTAAACGATAGATTGGCATAA
- the plsY gene encoding glycerol-3-phosphate 1-O-acyltransferase PlsY — translation MDATTLVMMIAAYLLGSVSSAVLICRAFHLPDPRNVGSHNPGATNVMRSGGKKIAAAVLIFDMLKGTIPVWGSYFLGVDTLYLGLIAIAACLGHMYPIFFHFRGGKGVATALGAIAPIGLDLTALLMATWLCVAWLFRYSSLAAIVTVLLAPLYTWTFKPHYTLPVSMLCCLIILRHHKNIRRLWSGQEPKIGHKSSSSE, via the coding sequence ATGGATGCCACCACACTCGTGATGATGATAGCAGCCTACTTGCTCGGCTCGGTATCCAGTGCCGTGCTCATCTGTCGTGCCTTTCACTTACCCGATCCCAGAAATGTCGGCTCCCACAACCCAGGCGCCACCAATGTGATGCGCAGCGGCGGTAAAAAAATCGCGGCGGCCGTGCTGATTTTCGATATGCTCAAAGGCACGATCCCGGTTTGGGGCAGTTACTTTCTCGGCGTCGATACGCTCTACCTAGGCCTGATTGCCATTGCGGCCTGCTTGGGACATATGTACCCGATCTTCTTTCACTTTCGCGGCGGAAAAGGAGTGGCAACCGCACTGGGTGCCATTGCCCCGATAGGGTTGGATCTCACGGCGCTCTTAATGGCGACCTGGCTGTGCGTGGCTTGGCTCTTTCGCTATTCCTCTTTAGCGGCGATTGTCACCGTGTTGCTCGCCCCTCTGTATACCTGGACCTTTAAGCCCCACTATACCTTGCCAGTAAGCATGTTGTGCTGCTTGATCATTTTGCGCCACCACAAAAACATCCGCCGTCTGTGGTCGGGCCAAGAGCCCAAAATTGGCCACAAGTCGTCATCGTCAGAGTAG